The genomic interval TCTTCACTAAGCTGTACATTTAAGGCTGTACGGCCATTTACAAGTATTTCTTTAGCTGTGAAACCAATATAAGAGAAGACTAATACCGCATCTGGTCCGGTTGCAACAATTGCATAACTTCCATTTCCATCTGTTGTAGTACCAATTTTAGTTCCTTTTATATTGACACTTACACCCGGCAAAGGTTCTCCTTGATCAGAAGTTACTTTACCTTTTACAGTGATCTGATTCTGATTAATCAGCAAACCAGCTGTTAATCCCGAAACGTCTTTCTCGTAAAGCAGGATCTGGTTGTCCTCCACTTTATAGTAAATATTCAGTGGATTCAGCGTCTCGTTCAGTAGCTGTCCTAAAGGCTTGTTAACTGCGCTTACCGTCACTTTACGCTGCGCTTTGATTGCAGTAGCGCTGTAGACGAAGTTTACCTTGGTCAGTAATTGTATTTCAGTCAGTATCTGCTTGATCTGGCCCTGGTTAATATGGATTGAAATTTCCTTGTCTAATATTTCCTGCCCCGTCACATTTTTGGCTAAGGACGTGCAGGTGAATAAAATGCCAAGAAAAATTTGTGTCATGGATATCCGCATTGCTGTTTTGATTAAAGCAACAAATCGCTTTTTTTTCATACCTTTAGAAGTTTTTGTTCGTTAATGTGAAAATTTCGTACAGAGATTATTGGCTGGCAATGTTGGGGAACTTTGTCAGCCTCTTTTTTTGAGGAGTTTGGTTAGTAAATCTTCAATCGGTCCATAGGCTAATTGATTTTGGTTAGTTAGTCGGTTATTTAGTTTTGATAATTATTTTGGTACCTGATATTTCATAATGTGCTTTGATCGTATGGCACAGCAGGTCTAGTTTCTGATATAAATTCTGTTTGGAAATATCTCCTGTAAACGTATTGTTATAAAGTTCCTGGTCTTCAATAATGAATGCAATTCCATAAGCAGTCTGCAATTGATTCAGTACTTCAGTGAGCGGGGCTTCTTCAAATACATAGGCTGCTTGGTGTGCATTTTGATTAACGGGAACGATCGGAAGGGGATCAGCGACTAATGTGGTTTCAAAATTGTCGTTATCTTTTTTATAAGTTGTCTTTTGATTAGGTGTAAGGATTACCTTTTGATCTTGATTAAAAAGACGCTTAAAATTTAATTGCTGGTCCTTATTCGGGCAAACCATTACTTTTCCGGTTTTAACAATCACCTGAGTTTCCTCCGTAACCGGATTGGACCTGACAATGAAACTGGTTCCAACTACCGTGGTAATTACATTTTTGTTATAGACAAAGAAAGGTCTGTGTGGATTTTTACTGATCAGAAAATAACCTTCTCCCTGTAAAGATACTTCCCGTTTGTGTGCAGAAAAATGTTCAGGATAAAACAAGGAAGAAGAGGGTTGAAGGATGACAACGCTGCCATCTTCCAAATTGACCCTGAGTGGGGCAGAAGTAGTATTTTTCTTTTCCAGTATAGTGGTCAATGCCTGAAATTTTAAATACTGAGGATCCTGTTTTTTGTTTAAAAACGAATAACCGGCGGTCAAAGTTAGTGCTATTGTGGCGGCGGCGGCAAGCCAGGCCAGAATTGGCAAACGTTTTGCCCGGCCAGCAGGCTGAGCAGATAGTTGAGTCTGGTTAATGCTATCGGTTTCCAGATTGATCCTGTCCCATAGTTTTTGTTCAAGTGTAGGTAACTCATTGGGATAGATTTCTTCCAGGTCATCCCGGTCCAGCATGCCGTACAATTTTTCAATCACGATTAATTCTTCTGGAGAACATTTGTTCTCCAGGTATTTTTCTAATAATGAATGAAGGGCTTGTCTTTTCATTTAGTGCCTTTAAGACTATATGTACGTTTTAGCGACCCTATCCCTAAAGAAAAATAAAAGAAATTTAAAATTTGTGAAAGAATATAAAAGCGAGCAGTAAAAAGAGGTATTCCTTTAAATGAAACCGCATACTTTTCAGCGATTGTGTGATGTGATATTCAACTGCTTTTTCCGAAATATTCAACTGTTGGGAAATCTCTTTAGTAGACCGGTTATCAATTCTGCTTAACCTGAATACTTCTCCTGTTTTTTTAGGTAATAAAGAAATTCCCTGATTCAGCGCTTTAGAAAGATCATTAACCAGGGCCAGATCATCAGTACTGCTGGTGATATTCAGCTGTTGTACATTCAAATGATCCTGATATTTTTCTTTAACCAGCTTGGATTTGTAGTGGTTGATAATACTATATTTCAGGCTTCCAAACAGATAACAGTCCAGAGAATCGATCGATACACTTTCTCTTCTTCTCCAAAGGTCTGTAAACAAATTCTGCGTCAGCTCTTCAGCCAGTTCCTTATGGTAAACTTTGATATAGGCCGCTTTATATATTCCTACCCAATAACGGGTATAGATTTCTTTAAAAGCTAACCCATCGTTAGCTTTTAATAAATCCACTAAAGAATTATCACAGAGACTATTGTATTTCATTTAAATTATATCTGGCAATAAAAATTAATTAAACTATTCGCTCGTTTAAACACCTATTGGTGTAATTGTTTAATCGCTTTTCTAAAATTATCCTAAATACGCTAAGAAATAGCAGATGGATTGGTGTTCTATTTAAAAATGGACCATTTTAAGTATAAATTTAAATATTGACTCCATAAAAACTATAAATCTTAATTATTTAAAGTGCTTAAGTTAGTAATTTAATCAGTAATAATGTCCTAAAGAATAAGAAGTTATCACCTCTGCTTATTTCTAAAAGAAATTGAAAGTATAAATAACGTGGTCAAAATAGTTTAACAATTGGCTGGAATCCAATAACATTGCAAAGGAAATTTTTTGTCAATTAGAATTAAATTTATTTTGATATGGAAAAAATATATACTATGTTTCTGTGTTTTTAATCAAAACTATTATTTTAGAGGTTAAAGCTCCTCTTAGAACTAAACAAAGCTATTTTGCAGGTTTTTGCAGACCGGATAAAGTTTCGTTCCTGTAAGAAAGAACCTGTTTTTATGTTTAAATCGTGATCAACAAGAAAGATGGAAACAAAAAGACAAATTAAACTCAATTATACTCAGGAATTTAAAATTGCTTGTAAAATAAATAATTTGAAACCTGAAGAGTTGATACAGTATTTTATCAGCTATGTCTCTTTTTATGCGTTTATAGGTGGTAACATGGAAGCGATGTACTTGTGGGCAACAACTGCATGTATTGATTTTAAAGAAGCGCATGGCGGAGAACCAAAGCCAGTAAATAACCACAGGATACAGGAAATTTGTTTAAAATATATTAAGAAGCTGACTGCCTTAAATATGAGCAGCAGCGCTTCGAAAATGGTAGCGCACTATAAAATTGTCTCCTTAATGAAAGAGTGGTCTTCAGAAATGCTTCCCATTACAGATTATGAGCTGGAAATAGAGACTACTGATGGGTATCAGCTCGAGTTGTCATTTGACTTTAATTTGGTCTGCCGGATGAACGGAACTGAAATACAGGAATTGCTTCAATATTTTATCAACCAGATATCTTTAGCAAGGGAACGGGCTTTAAATCTCTATCAGGTTGTTAAAACAGATCCCAGTACTGCTTTTTTGTTGCTGCTGAGCAGTAAGCATGAAAGCTTTAAAAATAAGATAATGCCACAACAGGAGATGTACAAAAAATACGCAGCTCAATTGCAAAAGCTGGATGAAAGGCTGAAGGGAGAAAGTAATCTTGAGCACAAGACAAGAAATTATAATAAATTTTATCTGGCATGGTATAATGCACTAAATCAAAATATCAATTAGTCAAACCCGGCTATTCCAGCCTTGATTGTCTGTTTAGTCAGCCAACAGCTGTGGTACATCTTTTGACTGCGCTCAACGGGCCATGAAGCAGCGTATCAAATCAACAAAATTAAAAGTCTTGAGTCATGGACATGGTTATGCCTGTGAGGAAATTAAAATAAACAATATGGACTCAAAAAGACGTGATAGATTAGCCTATACTGACGATTTCAGGATAGCTTGTACGATCAACAATCTTAAACAAGAAGATGTTCTGCAATACTTTATTAACAGGGTTTCTTTTTATGCGTTTAACGGGGGCGAAATGGAAGCAGTATCTTTATGGGCCACAAGTATTGTGATTGATTGTAAAAAAGAAGTAAATGCGAAGGTTAAAGCCGTTACGGACAGGAAAGTCAAGCGGATATCTCTGAAATATATTTTAATGCTGAGTGAACTGAATGATAATCCTTACTTGTCAACGGTGGATAAAATGAAGGAAAGTTATATACTGATGAGAGAATGGGAAATCGATATGTCTCCACTAGTGGATTATCCCCAGAACTTTCTGCTGGATGAAGAGCGTTCATTAAGCCTGACTTTTGATTTTAATCTGCTTTGCAGAATGAATGGCATCGAAGCTATACAAGTACTGCAATATTTTATGAATAATATTTCCATGGCCAATGAAAGGGCGATAAACCTGATTGAGTTTGTAGAAACAAATTCCTGCATGTCTCTTTTTGGGATGATGAGGTTAAGTCTTGATGACAGAAAAAACAGAATACCCATTCACCAGGAAATTCATAAATGGTACGGAGAGAAATTACTCCTGCTCGATGACCGGCTGAAGAAAGAAGAAAACCTGGATAAACGTATTGCTGTTTACAGAGCGTTCTATAAAGAATGGTATAACTCTTTGCGGAAAAACATCAATTGAAAGGTTTAATGGAATTTTCAGGGGTGCATTAAACCTTTCAACTGACGGACTACACTTTTTTGTCTTTTTTATCGAGCAGTGCTGTGGATGGCAGAAAATCTCTGGGCGACAGTCCAAAATGATCGGCAAATACATTGATGTGTTTTAAATTGTATTTGGCCGGATTTCCACTGTTTTCCACGTTACCAATAAAAGATGCTTTAACCCCAATAATGTAAGCAATATCTTCCTGTCTTAATTTCTTATCAGCTCTTAATTTTCTGACGAAATCAACCACATGCTGTTCAATAAGATCTAGTTTTACCTTTCCTTCCATTTGCCGACTAAGTAATTTATATTCCCATTTATAATTTACACATATTAATGTAAATATGACGTGTTTCTGTTTTCTAAGTTAAATTATTGAAATTTGACAATATAATGTTGCAAAATTTAATCTATTTCAAAATTTGTAAACCCTTATCATTTAGCGAACAGGAGATTAATTTTTATAAAACAATTTGAGTTTTAAACAAGCAGCTGATGAGGTGAAATAACAAGAGGATAAGATACAGAAAAAAAACTTTAACTGTATAATATCCGCTAATTATTACAAAATTTTCCAGAAGAGTTAATATTGACTACTCATTACATACAAAAAACAATATCTGGTCGTTTCTCAGTATATTTGTTACGTAAAAAGCTTACACTATTTAAATGAATAAGACTCTGGCTGGTTTATCAGCTTTCAAAAATCTGGATAGCCTTTTTATTGCACTGCTAGGCTTTATCCTGCTCCTGATTTATACCGGACATTCAGGAATTGGAATCTCACCTGATTCTATCGTATACGTAAGTGTTGCGAGGAATATCCATGAATATGGGGCATTATTGGATTACAATTTAAATCCAATAGTTGACTTTCCTGTATTTTATCCTTTATTTTTAAGCATAGCTGCTTTTTTTTTCCGGGTAGATCCGGTTATTGCGGGGCCCTGGTTAAATGCCTTACTTTTTGCACTGGTTATTTTCTGTACCGGTAATCTGATGGAATCATTTCAGGAAAAGAATCGGATTTATAAATTATTTATTCTCCTGTGCATTGCCATCAGCCCATCACTATTTGATGTCTATGGCATGTTTTGGTCGGAAACACTATTTATACTGCTGTCGCTTTTATTCCTGATAGCCTTTAGAGGCTATTTGAGGACACGTTCAATAACTGCGCTGCTCTTTTGCGCATTAATTGCTGCCATAACCTGTATAACCAGGTATGCAGGTATTACCGTGATCGCAACGGGTTTGATGATAATGGTTTTTGACCGTTCTATGGAATGGCGAAAAAAAGTAGCACATTGTTTCTTGTTTGGCTTTCTCTCTGTCACTTTCCTGGTAGCTAATCTGATTCACAACAGGCTGGTGGCAGAATCGCTTACCGGCCCCAGGGAATCAGGAATTACCTCTTTAGGAGATAATATTTTTTATTATGGAAAAGTGGTCTGCTCGTGGCTGCCTGTGCTGGATGAGCATCCGGCTGCCTATATGAGCACAGCTATAATCCTGTTTTTGATCGTGTGCGTGATCTATTTGAAGAGGGCGTGGTTTACTATAGCTTATAAAACCACAGAAAATTGTTTTGCCGCATTTTTTATTGTTTATACTGTATTTATTATCGGGATTTCTACACTTTCCCATTTTGAACAGATCAATAACAGATTTATTTCCCCGGTATATATTCCAATGCTGATTGTATTCACCTGCTGGATACCGGAAACGATGCTCCGGCTGCCAGTTGTAAGGCGTCGTATAGCTTTAGTTGGTGCAGGTATTGTACTCGTTGCCTTTCAGGTAAATCAACTTGTAAAACTTTATGGAATGTACCAGGAGGTCAGCACTTACGGTATCCCCGGATATACGGACGATTCCTGGAAAAATTCCGCGACTGCGGGATTTCTCAGAAAACACGCTGCAGCTTTTAAACCTGGGTATGGGCTATATGCTAATGCAGCAGAGGCAGTGTACTTTAACGGAGGATTAAGAGCTAATTCACTGCCACATTGGATTGAAGACGAGGATATTAAAGATTTCTTTTCTAAGGGTACTGTATACGTGATCTGGTTCCACTCGATAAATGATCCTGATCTGCTCAATCTGGCTGCTTTGCGAAAAAGAGCAGACGTACTGAAGCAATATAGTTTCAAAGACGGGGATATCTACCTGGTGAAACCGCATCTTACTCCCTAAGCCCGGAAATTCAGGTTAATCTCTTGCATGGAAACACGCTCTGCATCTTGGCTCGTAACTTTCTTTTTCTCCGAGCAGGATTTTGGCATCGCTGGATACCCTGCGAAAAGAATACATAGCAGGACTTCCGCATCTTACGCAGACTGCATTCACCTTAGTGACTAATTCTGCAATTGCCATTAAAGCAGGAACAGGGCCGAAAGGTTTACCACTAAAATCCATATCCAGACCAGCTACGATTACACGGATACCTTTATTTGCAAGTTTATTACAGACATCAGGAAGTTCATCATCGAAAAACTGAGCTTCATCAATACCCACAACCTGCGTATCAGATTTCAGCAAAAGAATTGCAGAAGAGTGTGCTACAGGAGTAGCTTCAATAGAATTATAGTTATGAGATACGACTGCTGTTTCATCGTAACGGGTATCTGTTGCAGGTTTATAAATCTCTACTTTTAGTTTAGCGATCTCTGCACGCTTTAATCTTCTGATCAGTTCTTCCGTTTTGCCTGAAAACATGGAGCCGCAAATTACTTCAATGCTGCCGCCATATTCTCCTCTGCTGTAATTTTGTTCGCTAAATAACATGCTGTATTCTGGGGTGTAATGACCGGCGAATATCGAAATTTTGTAGTACTTTTGAGTGTTTAGTTATCAACATAAATTACCAATTCTTACGTTATACAACTATGATGAACCAGGAGGACATATTCAAAAAGATAGGGCAGATACTTAGTGAGTTAAATGATCAGTATCAATATCTTGCTCAAAATCCCCGTGAACTCAATGAATTGGAGCTTGAACTTTTCCTGGCAAATGCCAGTTTCTTAGCTGATCACGTCAATATTATTAAGAAAATAAATAGCGGTACTGCTCCCCGGATATTATCCGGTGCTGCCGGAATCAGGAAAGATGAACCTGTTGAAGATCATTCTGCTACGCATGAGATCCTGCCGGCAAGACCAAGGCTGGATGATGATATTTTCAAGCTGGATAATGAGCCTTCAAATTTCGAATTCATCTTAAGTGAGAAGCCGTCCTCTGATCAATTCGAATTTGAAGAGAAATCTGTGGATGAGATATTTGACAGACCATTGAGCAAAGAAGAAGAGGTGATTATTGCGCAAAAACAAAAGCTCAGAGAAATGGACAGCCTGGGCATACAGTTGCCAGAAGATGATGAGGTAGGGCCTGAGCCATTCTTAGTGTCAGAGCCTGTGATAGAGACTGAGGTGGAGGAAGTACCAGCTACACCTGAGCCGGAAGAAGAAGAAGTTATTCCTGTAACCGAACCAATAGAAGAAGAGATTACACCTGTAACCGAGCCTGTAAGAGAAGAACCTGTTCCTGTTATTGAGCAGATTGAAGAAATAGCAGAAGAACCTGTTTATCAAGCGGAACCTGTTAAAGAACCAATTTTTGCATTTGAAGCAAAGCAGGTTCAGGAAGAGTTATTCACACCAGCACCGGTGCAAAACCAGGCAGACATTGAACCGGAAAAACCGGTAGCAAAACCTACATTAAATGATATCCTGTCTGGTAATACTGCTGCGGTCAGAAACATTAATTCTGAGAGCAGCAGGGTTCAAATCAAAGACTTGAAACAAGCCATCAGTCTGAATGATAAGATGCGTTATATCAAAGATCTGTTTAACGGTTACAATCTTGCCTATGCAGAAGCGATAGATCTGCTTAACAAAATGCCTGATTTCAAAAGTGCGGACGAATTTTTACAGCGCAATTATGCAGCAAAGAATAACTGGGCAGCTAAACAAGAAACAGCAGATCAGTTTTACGAATTGTTAAACCAGCGCTTTACTGTTAAATAAAGCCCATTCTATTCGAATCCAGTTTCAGGAAGATAAATAGTAATACCGTAAAACTCCATAAAGAAGACCCCCCATAGCTAATGAATGGCAATGGAATACCAATTACCGGGATGATACCAATGGTCATCCCTATATTAATAAAAACGTGGAAGAAGATGATACTGGCCACACAGTACCCATAAACCCTGGAAAAGGTAGAACGCTGTCGTTCGGCCAGGTTAATCACTCTTAACAGTAAAAATATATATAACCCGATCACAACTGAACAACCCAGAAAGCCCCATTCCTCTCCAATGGTAGAGAAGATAAAGTCGGTACTTTGCTCAGGTACATAGCCATATTTAGTCTGTGTGCCCTCCAGAAAACCTCTTCCGGTCAATTGCCCTGCCCCAATAGCGATCTTGGACTGGATCACGTTATAACCGGCTCCTTTAGGGTCTGTTTTAAGGCCCAGCATGATTTCAATCCGTGTACGCTGATGTGGTTCCAGCACCTTTTCATAAGCGACCTTTACCAGAAATAAATACGCAATGGCTATGATGGTCGTCAGGATCATTGAAAACATCATCTTTTGTTTTCTTCTGTTCTGATAAATAAAGAAACCTCCAGCCACTGCAATAATGGGAATCAGGATATAGGAAGGAACCAGGAAATCGGCAATAAATAACACGATCATCCCCAGAAAAATCAATAAGAAATAACCTGATAAACCTTCTCTGTACAACGGAAACATGAAGGCCAGGAATACTAGTGCCGAGCCTGTATCAGGCTGAAGCATAATCAATAATAACGGGAAGCCGATAATCAGTCCAGCAAAGAAAATAGATTTAATATCAGTGAACTTGGGATTGAAATTCCCGACATACCTGGCAATCAGCAAGGCTGTTCCGAATTTAGCCAGCTCAGAAGGTTGTAGCCTGAATGCGCCCAGAGGAATCCAGGCTTGATTACCAGCCACTTTACGGCCAACTACCAGTACAGCTATCAACAGTAACATCGTAATCCCATAAACCACTGGTGAAAATACGCTGAAGAACTTGGCATCAAGCAGCAGGATCGAGAACCCCAGCATTAAGCCTGTGATGATATAAATTAATTGTTTCCCGTAGTTACTGCTGAAGTTAAACAACGTTGAAGTTTCAGGATTATAAAGAGAAGCATAAATATTAATGAAGCCAATAGTACATAAGGCCGTGTAAATCAAAATGGTGATCCAATCTACATTGAAGAAAAAGCGGCTCCCTTGTTGCGTAGTCATTTGCTTAGTTAATAGTTGTTTGAGTACTTACAATTTTATTTTCTGGTGAAGCCGGCGGTACAACTGGTTTAGCAGTACTGTCTGTGCCTTTAGGCGCCCATTTGATTTTTGGTTTGGGTGTATCGGGTAAAACAACTAATTTTTTCATCGCCTCTGACTGTGCTAACCTTCCACCAGAAATTTTACCTGTTAAATATTTTTCTGTAATATAACTGGCAATCGGTGCGGCATAAACCCCACCAAAACCTGCATTTTCTACAATTACAGCAATAGCTATTTTTGGATTATCACGTGGCGCAAAACCAACAAACACAGAGTGATTTTTTCCATGTGGATTCTGTACTGTACCCGTTTTTCCACAGAAAAGAATATTCGGAATTGCTGAAGCGCGGGCTGTACCATAAGATGCATTAACAGCATCCTGCATTCCATCAATCACAGGTTCAAAA from Pedobacter sp. WC2423 carries:
- a CDS encoding FecR family protein, whose protein sequence is MKRQALHSLLEKYLENKCSPEELIVIEKLYGMLDRDDLEEIYPNELPTLEQKLWDRINLETDSINQTQLSAQPAGRAKRLPILAWLAAAATIALTLTAGYSFLNKKQDPQYLKFQALTTILEKKNTTSAPLRVNLEDGSVVILQPSSSLFYPEHFSAHKREVSLQGEGYFLISKNPHRPFFVYNKNVITTVVGTSFIVRSNPVTEETQVIVKTGKVMVCPNKDQQLNFKRLFNQDQKVILTPNQKTTYKKDNDNFETTLVADPLPIVPVNQNAHQAAYVFEEAPLTEVLNQLQTAYGIAFIIEDQELYNNTFTGDISKQNLYQKLDLLCHTIKAHYEISGTKIIIKTK
- a CDS encoding RNA polymerase sigma factor; amino-acid sequence: MKYNSLCDNSLVDLLKANDGLAFKEIYTRYWVGIYKAAYIKVYHKELAEELTQNLFTDLWRRRESVSIDSLDCYLFGSLKYSIINHYKSKLVKEKYQDHLNVQQLNITSSTDDLALVNDLSKALNQGISLLPKKTGEVFRLSRIDNRSTKEISQQLNISEKAVEYHITQSLKSMRFHLKEYLFLLLAFIFFHKF
- a CDS encoding helix-turn-helix domain-containing protein, yielding MEGKVKLDLIEQHVVDFVRKLRADKKLRQEDIAYIIGVKASFIGNVENSGNPAKYNLKHINVFADHFGLSPRDFLPSTALLDKKDKKV
- a CDS encoding thymidine kinase → MLFSEQNYSRGEYGGSIEVICGSMFSGKTEELIRRLKRAEIAKLKVEIYKPATDTRYDETAVVSHNYNSIEATPVAHSSAILLLKSDTQVVGIDEAQFFDDELPDVCNKLANKGIRVIVAGLDMDFSGKPFGPVPALMAIAELVTKVNAVCVRCGSPAMYSFRRVSSDAKILLGEKESYEPRCRACFHARD
- the rodA gene encoding rod shape-determining protein RodA, whose protein sequence is MTTQQGSRFFFNVDWITILIYTALCTIGFINIYASLYNPETSTLFNFSSNYGKQLIYIITGLMLGFSILLLDAKFFSVFSPVVYGITMLLLIAVLVVGRKVAGNQAWIPLGAFRLQPSELAKFGTALLIARYVGNFNPKFTDIKSIFFAGLIIGFPLLLIMLQPDTGSALVFLAFMFPLYREGLSGYFLLIFLGMIVLFIADFLVPSYILIPIIAVAGGFFIYQNRRKQKMMFSMILTTIIAIAYLFLVKVAYEKVLEPHQRTRIEIMLGLKTDPKGAGYNVIQSKIAIGAGQLTGRGFLEGTQTKYGYVPEQSTDFIFSTIGEEWGFLGCSVVIGLYIFLLLRVINLAERQRSTFSRVYGYCVASIIFFHVFINIGMTIGIIPVIGIPLPFISYGGSSLWSFTVLLFIFLKLDSNRMGFI